The following proteins are encoded in a genomic region of Alnus glutinosa chromosome 8, dhAlnGlut1.1, whole genome shotgun sequence:
- the LOC133876250 gene encoding uncharacterized protein LOC133876250, with product MGNVHEGAGYRDAYGEQPRRQDHDRQESHEYRMKIDLPPFNGHLHIEYFLDWVMEVERFFDYISIRDDHKVKLVAYKFKRGASAWWEKLQISRARQGKGPVTSCLKMKRLLKAPFLPPDFEQQLFQQYQECRQGGRTIQAYADDFYRLSARNDLMETEDQQVARFISGLRVATQDKVSMHHVFTLNEAVSLATRAEKQLERPRAPTWE from the coding sequence ATGGGGAATGTCCATGAAGGCGCTGGCTATCGGGATGCCTATGGAGAGCAACCCAGACGTCAGGATCACGATAGACAGGAATCCCACGAATACCGAATGAAGATTGACCTCCCCCCATTCAACGGGCATCTTCACATCGAATATTTCTTAGATTGGGTGATGGAGGTAGAGAGATTTTTTGATTATATAAGTATTCGCGATGATCACAAGGTGAAGTTAGTGGCATACAAGTTCAAGAGAGGAGCTTCTGCTTGGTGGGAAAAATTACAGATTTCTCGAGCCCGACAAGGGAAGGGACCTGTAACTTCATGTTTGAAGATGAAACGGCTTCTCAAAGCACCGTTTTTACCACCGGACTTTGAGCAACAACTATTCCAACAATACCAAGAGTGTCGACAAGGAGGTCGAACCATCCAAGCGTATGCTGATGATTTCTATCGCCTATCTGCCAGGAATGATCTCATGGAGACAGAAGATCAACAAGTTGCAAGGTTTATTAGTGGACTACGTGTGGCAACACAAGATAAGGTTTCTATGCATCATGTCTTTACTTTGAACGAGGCAGTTAGTTTAGCAACCCGAGCGGAGAAGCAACTGGAGAGGCCTAGAGCACCAACCTGGGAGTGA
- the LOC133876248 gene encoding dynamin-related protein 5A-like — MQFGVVTNSSVEFKKVPHYSLFLALTLSNGDHQRLSQQPLRQVSQTPHPISADSSARSFRFEAYKLLQAAAAVFGEELPIPEIVALGGQSDCKSSLLEALPGFRFKVREVEMGTRRPLILQMVHDPSALEPRCPFQVDWLNKIIAHILPYLHKEEGTRELLVQNKTKPINWHTQVLNKTYKQN; from the exons ATGCAATTTGGGGTTGTGACAAATAGCTCCGTAGAgtttaaaaa agttccCCATTACTCATTATTCCTCGCTCTCACTCTCTCCAATGGCGACCACCAACGGCTTTCTCAGCAGCCCCTCCGACAAGTCTCGCAAACACCCCACCCCATCTCCGCCGACTCCTCGGCTCGCTCCTTTCGGTTCGAGGCCTACAAACTTCTCCAGGCGGCGGCGGCGGTCTTCGGGGAGGAGCTGCCGATCCCAGAGATCGTGGCCCTGGGTGGCCAATCCGACTGCAAGAGCTCTCTCCTCGAAGCCCTCCCTGGGTTCCGCTTCAAAGTCCGCGAGGTCGAGATGGGCACCCGCCGCCCCCTCATTCTCCAGATGGTCCACGACCCCTCCGCCCTCGAACCTCGCTGCCCCTTCCag GTTGACTGGCTGAACAAGATTATTGCACATATTTTGCCTTATCTGCACAAG GAAGAAGGAACTAGGGAGCTGCTTGTCCAGAAtaaaacaaaacctataaattGGCATACACAAGTATTAAACAAAACCTACAAACAGAACTAG